In Caldicoprobacter guelmensis, the genomic stretch CTTTGAGCCTGGCCATTGCTCGGGCCATAGCGGCCTTTGACTGATAATATTCCTTCATGCTCCTGCGCAGGCGTATCCTCTGCTGTGCCCGTTCAAGGGCGGCCTGAGCACGCTTTTCGTCTATCTCTTCCGGCCATTCCACCGAATGAGATAGAATAATGGTCTCATCGGGGCGTACCTCCATAAAACCTTCATTTATAGCCGCCTCACGCCATTTACCGTTTTGCTTGATCTTAAGCGTCCCAATGGCAACCAAAGCTACCATTGGGACATGCCCTTTCATTATTCCCAATTCGCCGTCAGAGCTGTTTACTATCACCATCTCCACGTTTCCCCTGAAAAAAGTCCTCTCAGGGGTTATGACTTCAAGATAGAATTCACTTGCCATTTTTTATCAACTCGCTTTCCTCATCCTCTCGGCTTTTTCAAACACCTCGTCCAAGTTCCCTACCATGAAAAATGCTGCTTCGGGTATATCGTCCACCTCTCCGTCTACAATAGCCCTGAAACCTTCTATGGTTTCTTTAAGTGGAACAAACTTTCCTTCTATTCCGGTATATGTGGCCGCTACATGGAAGGGCTGAGACAAGAATCGCTGTATCTTACGCGCCCTGTAGACAGCCAGCCTGTCTTCTTCATTGAGCTCTTCCATACCAAGTATGGCTATTATGTCCTGTAGCTCTTTGTACCGCTGTAAAATTTCCTGGGCCTTGCGTGCCACTCGGTAATGCTCCTTGCCAACTATTCTCGGGTCAAGTATCCTCGAGCTGGAATCCAATGGGTCAATTGCGGGATATATGCCCATTTCGGCAATCTGCCTTGAGAGAACAGTGGTGGCATCCAGGTGAGCAAATATGGTTGCAGGAGCAGGATCGGTCAGGTCATCTGCAGGCACATACACCGCCTGAACCGATGTAATGGAGCCGTTTTTGGTGGACGTTATGCGTTCCTGCAGTGCCCCAACCTCCACAGCCAGGGTAGGTTGATACCCAACAGCCGAAGGCATTCTTCCCAACAGTGCGGACACCTCAGCTCCTGCCTGGATGAAACGGAATATATTGTCTATGAAAAGAAGTACGTCCTGTCCTTCCTTGTCTCTGAAGTATTCGGCAAGGGTAAGGCCTGTTAAAGCCACACGCATTCTAGCGCCCGGTGGCTCATCCATTTGGCCAAACACCAGAGCCGTCCTTTCTAGCACACCCGACTGCGTCATCTCCGTCACCAGCTCATGCCCCTCTCGAGTGCGCTCACCTACACCTGTAAACACCGAAACCCCACCATGCTGGGTGACGATGTTGTGTATGAGCTCCATGATGAGCACCGTTTTACCCACGCCAGCTCCACCAAACAGTCCAATCTTACCACCTTTTGGATAGGGAGCCAGCAGGTCTATAACCTTGATTCCGGTTTCGAGTATGTCGGTAGCCGGACGTTGCTCTTCAAGAGGCGGTGCAGGGCGATGAATAGGAACCCTCTCCTGCGCATTTACAGGCCCCTTGCCGTCAATCGGTTCTCCCAGAACATTGAAAACCCGGCCCAACACTTCCTTACCCACAGGTACCGAAATGGGAGCCCCTGTATCATATGCTTCCAGCCCTCTTTTTAAGCCATCTGTAGCTTCAAGGGCAATGCAGCGCACCTTGCGGTTGCCTAAATGCTGAGACACCTCAGCCCACACCACCCTTGTACCGTCCACTATTTTCACGGCATTGAGTATGGCCGGCATATCTTCCGATTCAAACTGTATATCAATTACTGGACCGACAATTTGCACCACTTTTCCCTTGTTTTTGTATTCCATATATGTCTCATCTCCTTTATCAGAACCGCTTTTCAAGTGCAGCTACGCCACCCATTATTTCGGAAATTTCATTGGTAATAACTGCCTGCCGTGCCTGATTGTACTTGATCTGCAACTCGGCTATCATGTCATCCGCGTTATTTGTAGCGGTATCCATTGCCATCATCCTGGCCTGCTGCTCGCTGGCAAAAGACTGTATCAATGCCCCATATATGAATCCCAGAAGATACTTAGGAATCAGCAGGTCAAGCACAGCTTTGGGTGAGGGATGATAGAGTATATCGGCACGGTACTCCACATCGAGGCTGACATCTAAAAATGCCGAAAGTTCCACCGGTAACAGCTTTATAACCCTCGGGGTCTGCTTCACCGTCGATTCCATGTGGGTATAGACGATATAAAGTTCATCCATCTTATTTTGGCTATAGGCATCTATTAGCTGCTCAGCCATATCCCTTGAATAGTGAAAATTCGGATTTTCTGCTGCATCCAAATACTCATCGTTGACATTATAGCCTTTTCGCTTGAAAAAATCACGGGCTACATGGCCCACCACGAATATATCAACAGTACCACCGTGCTGCTGTATGTGCGAAAGGGCTGTCTGCAGCACGTTGTGGTTGTAAGCACCGCACAGCCCCTTATTTCCTGCAATGACCAGATAGGCAGCCCTTTCATTTCCCTTCGGCACAAAAAAAGGGTGGTCGATTCCAGGGCTATGAACTATGATGTCTTTGAGAGTAGAGCGTATTTTCTCGAAGTATACGTGATTAGCCCTATATTTTTCCATGGCCCTGCTGAGCTTAGACGAAGCGATGAGGTACATGGCCTTGGTTATCTGGCGCGTTTGACGTATGGTCCTGATCCTTCGCTTGATCTCAATTACGTTGTACATAACAATAATCACCTGCACATCTTTATCACTTCAAGAATGTCTGTTTAAAATCCTTCGCAGCAGCCTCTATCTCGGCCATATCCTCTTCAGTTATATCGCCGGTCCGTCGTATATTTTCAATGATATTTCTATGGTAACACTCCATATACTCGATAAACTGCTGCTTAAATTCTTGAATCCTGTTTACGGGTACATCCAGAAGCATCTTTCTGGTTACCACATATAACAGTATTACCTGATGGACTACATCCATCGGGTGATACTGCTCCTGCTTGAGCATTTCGGTGATCCTCTCTCCCTGAGCCAGCAATTCCTGTGTTGAAGGGTCAAGCTCTGAGCTAAACTGGGAGAATACCTGCAATTCACGGTACTGTGCAAGCTCCAGGCGTAAAGTACCCGAAACTTTGGCCATGGCTTTGATCTGGGCCGCCTTCCCTACCCTTGATACCGACAATCCAACATTTACGGCTGGACGAATACCAGCAAAGAACAGCTCGTCTTCCAAAAAAATCTGGCCATCGGTTATTGAGATCACGTTGGTAGGAATATATCCCGATATATCACCGGCCTGGGTTTCTATTATGGGCAGCGCCGTCAACGACCCACCGCCCTTCTCTTTGCTCAGTTTAGCTGCACGCTCCAGAAGGCGGGAATGTAAATAGAATATATCTCCTGGATAGGCCTCTCGCCCCGGAGGACGGCGCAGCAGCAACGACAAAGTCCTGTAGGCTATGGCGTGTTTGGACAAATCGTCGTAAACGATGAGCACGTCCTTCCCCTTGTACATGAAGTACTCTGCCATTGCACAGCCCGCATAAGGGGCAATGTACTGCATGGGAGCCGAATCGCTGGCTGTCGCCGAAACCACAATGGTGTAATCCATAGCACCCATTTCCCTTAAGGTGTTGATGACCTGGGATACCGTGGAGGCCTTTTGGCCTATGGCCACATATACGCATATTACATCCTTGTCTCTTTGGTTGACTATCGTGTCCAGCGCAATAGCCGTCTTGCCCGTCTGGCGATCGCCTATGATGAGTTGCCTTTGGCCTCTCCCTATAGGTATCATGGAGTCTATGGCCAGCAGGCCGGTCTGCAAAGGTTGATTCACAACATCCCTTTCATATATGCCAGGAGCCTTCTGCTCAATCTCCCTGTAGGCTTCAGCGCGAATAGGGCCTTTCCCGTCAAGGGGCTGTCCCAGGGGATTGACCACCCTACCCAGCAAACCCTCACCCACAGGTACCTGAACCACTCGACCGGTGCTGTAAACAATCGTGCCCTCAATTACAGAATTCTGGTTGTTGAGCAACACAGCCCCCACCATATCCTCTTCAAGGTTAAAGGCGATACCGAAGACATCGCCTTCAAATCTTAGAAGCTCGCCATACTTGCAATCGCTCAAACCACTTATTAATACCACACCATCCCCTGAACGTATTACGTGGCCAATACTTTCAACATTGAATTCTTGCTGGTATTCTTGAATCCTGTCTCTAATGAATTCTCCAACCGAGTCCATATCGAGAAGCTGGACTGAGGACTTAATGTCAATCCCTAGTTCAGCCATATCACCTTTTTGAAGCCCTAGTAGGTGTTCCTTCATCCTATTCAGCTGGCCTTTTATGCTTCCGTCATATATCCTATCACCAATGGCTACTATAATTCCGCCTATTATTTCGGGGTCAACCTTTAAATTGAGCTTTACCTTCCGACCCAAAAAATCTGCAAATCGATTTTCTATCTGTGCAACAGTAGCATCATCTAGTGGAAAAGCCGACCATAAAGTCCCTGTTTCGACGTTTGTTGTCATCATGTTTCCACCTTCTCTAGGAATTTCTCTATTATGGCTTTATTCTGTTCAGGGGTTATATTGCTTTGCAAAACCTTGGAAGCCAGCTCTACAGCCAAATTGGCAGCTTGTGCCTGGAGCATCTCAATGGCTCTCTCTCGTTCCTGCTCTATTTGGCGCCTTGCCTGTGTCAGCATAGCCTCCGCTTGTAGCTGAGCTTGTTGCTGCGCTTCCTGTATGCGCTCCTGCGCTGTACGTTCAGCCTGCTCCATTATAATCCTTACCTGCTGACGTACCTTCTCAAGCTCCTCTCTGGATAAGCGCTTGTTTTCCTCAATTTCGCTTTCACGCCTTTTAAGCTCCTCTATCTTTGCCTCAAAGCTCTGGGTACGCTTATCTAAAAAGCTCTTTATCGGCTTAAAAAGCCACTTTTTTAAAAAGAAAAACAATATAACGACGTTGATTATATGGAAGATAAACGTCCAAAGGTATTCTTTCATGCTTTCTTCACCATTTCCTTAAAATTTTGTTTTAATATCAAAAAAAGAATATTTCGTGAGAAAGGAGTTATCAAAGTAAATAACTCTTCTCACGATAAGAATTTTGGGTTTATTTTGTTAATGTAAAAAACCTTATTGCAAAAAGATGATCAGCAATGCAGTTACAAAGCCATATATAGCTATGGACTCCGTAAGAGCTAAGCCCAAAAGCAGGATCCTGTTGATCTGGTTTACGGCTTCGGGCTGTCTTCCAGTAGCTTCAGCGGCTTTGCCAGTAGCAATCCCCATCCCTATGCCTGCACCCAAACCAGTCAAAACAGCCAGTCCAGCACCAATCGCAGCTAATCCCATTTCAAGTTCACCTCCTGACAAATTTCCCTGCTACAATCTTAGTGTCACTCAATGGCTTCTCCTATGAAGGTCAATGATAAAGTAATGAATATAAATGTCTGTATAAATCCATCAAACAAAGTAAAGTATATCGATAAAAACGAAGGAATAACCACAGGAACTACTTTGTAAATCAGCTCCATCACCACCAGTCCTCCCAAGATGTTTCCAAACATTCGGGAAGCTAAAGATACAGGTACTGCTAAATCGGTCAACACCTTAATAGGAGCTATAAATGGAACAGGCTTGCCGTAATCCTTTATCCTGCCCCACAAGCCCTTCTTCCTAATACCATAGACATTAATCAGGAAAAAGGTGATGATGGACAACGCAAAGGTGGTTGCAATGTAAGTAGTAGGAGGTCTCAATCCCAAAAGCTCAATGGTATTTGCAAAACCTAGGTAAAGCACCAGCGTACCGATGTAAGGTGCCAGCTCTCTGCTGAACTCATGTACCGTGTCGCGTGAGAAACTGTAAACCCATTCCACCAATAGCTCAAGAATGTTTTGAAACCCCGTCGGCACCTCTTGAAACCGTGGAAAAATGTAAAATCTTACCACAAAAGCAAAGATAATAAGCCCTACGCTTACAATCCACGATATACACACGGCGTCGGTTACAGGTATCCCATCCATTATTGGTATGGTAAACCACACCTTCGGATTTATATCTATTCCTTCCATATGCCATCGCTTCCCTTCTGTTTAGTAGTCTTCCCAACAGAGAGGTTTTTCTTTATAACATAAAAAAATATGTACAACACCATTCCGGCACTTAAGGACAACAGAAGCGTTACCGACCATGCAGCCGTCAATGCCAAAATAAGTAAAATAACAAAATTTTTTATAGCAATCTTCATAAAAAATTTTCCGTCCATCTTTCCTGACCTGAGGATTCCATTTATTACCGCCTCGGTCAAGCGCATCACTCCCATTTCAATAAAAAAGCCGCCTGTCAAGCCGGCCAAAATCATAACAACCTTCAAGTCCCTGATACCACCCTGCAACTTTACTTTATTTACAATCCTCTGCTCCATAAATAATTTCGTTTTATTGTATAAATTCAAGTATAAAAAGTTGTTGGGAAGTTGTCAATGTGAAATTTTGATTCATATTTGGCTAAAAAGAAAAAGCATTGGTCAAAAATCGTATATAGCGCTCTATTACTATGACGCAGGTTAAAATTCTAAAGGGCTCTAGTAATCTTCTATTATGTAATTGATAGCGGGTGTAAATATCCTTTCCAAATATTCAATCGCTTTCTCATCCAATACATCGAGCTTGCCCTGCTTATAAGCCTGCGCTGGAGTTATATAGCCCCAAAGCAACTGGGTAAACGTTGTGATGGGGATCACAGCTTGCGGAGATACAGAAGATGAAGTCACTTCTATAACTTCGCCAACACTACAAAGGTTAAAAACGCCATTGTTCCATTCCAATACAGGGTCTATAACCTGGATATTCAAATCAACTTCCCTTAAAGGTTTCAATATCCTCAATGCTTGCTTTACGTCCACAATACGCCCCATCACATAAGGCTGTTTGTACATCACTCCCCTGGGATTTGACATATCCATATATGTAATATCGTCGGGCGGTGCATTCCATACAATGGAATCAACCTGGGAATAGTGGTTGGCAATAAGCCTGAGCAAAGCATTTTTGGCTTCAGGAGTAGTATAAACGAGCTCACGAACCTTGCAACGGCGGTTTGAAATTTCAAAAAGCACATAACCCACCGTTTCGGAATCCTTGACTACCATATATCCAGTACCACCGGCTATATGGAGGTCATCCAACAACCGATCCCAGTCACCTTCATCCCTCTCCACATATCCATTATATGCCTCCATGAATTTTTTGTAACAGTCATTCATTAAAGGTATATGCCCTTTCTCTGTCGGAATTATATCATATATAATTTTGCCTGCCTTACCCAATATCTCTCGGTCTCCACTATACATCAAGTGGTGGTAACATATCTCCCATCCATATTTTCTGTAGAAATCATAGCGAAAGGGCAACAAAATGGACACCCACTCCTGTCGCATGCGCATAACCTCCAAAGCATGACGGATGAGTGTCCCTGCATCGCCTCGCCCCCTGTACTGTGGCCAGGTTGAAAGGCCCACCAGGTATGAGGTCTTTACGCTCTGTCCCCTCAGCATGATTTTATAAGGCAAGAGTTGCAGTGCACAACGAACCTCTTTACCTTGGTAAACCGCCAATGTATTTTCATCTCTGTATCTCTTCCTGAAAAACCAGTCAACAAACTCAGAAGGGTCGTCAAAGCAGTATTCCCACAGCTTTTTTATTTGCACCATATCATCAGGTTGAGCAAACCTTATCTCCATATGGTCATTCCCCCAACAGGTATCCGGTGTACTTTTCTACCATCCTGACCGGATGGTACGATTTCTTTGCCTGGCGCAATCCCGGTATACCCATGTCCTCTTCACGGTTTATGTAAGGCACATCCTTCCAGCAATGCTCAGCAAATTGCTGGTTAATCATGGCATAGCACCCGTGGTATTGTGAATTGGCCTTTTCTATGTGAATGACCGCCATCTCAGGATTTAGAAGTTCTCCTAAAGAAAAAGCCTGGATCTTGCCGTCAATCCTCAAGGCACCGCCCTTGAGCTTTAATGCATCAAAATTACGCAAGGCTTCAAGGACAGCCACCTTCTCATATTCCAGCCCAGGAGCCAGACCTTTATTTTCCAACCATTCCAGCTCGGCCTGTATGCATTCCTCTATATTGCTATCACACACCGGTTCATAGGTGTACTGATAGCTTCTCAAGAACTTATTGATGTGATTTCGCTTTTGATGGTATTTCTTGCCTTTCAAGTAAATGAGGTCTTGTGTTTGGTAGACATAGTCATCATTGTTGGGGTCTCTCTCATATCTGAAAATGCCAGGTGTAGCTTCTTCAATTATCTTTTTGGTAACGTGGGTAACTCCCTTCATGACAAAGGGATATCCATGTTCTTTAAAATATTGCACCAACTTATAAACGGCACCGTCTACCCTGCTGTTTTCTCCTGGTAAAGGCGGAAAAGAAAAATGGAAGTCTTCACCAAACCTCCCTATAATACAAAGACAACCGTCAATTATCGAAAATCTCAAGTTGAAAGCATGCCGCCATATGAACATGTTTGTAAATGTAAACTCGGAATTCTCATAGTGCCTCAAAGAAAAATAATGGTCAAATACAGGTTTATCCCCCAGCTCTATTTCCTTGAAATGTATATCCACCGTTACTACCCCTTTCTCTATCTTCAATATATAACATCATTTTGAACTGTTCAAACACAAATTTTACTAATATTCGGGGTAGTAATCGATTTTTCTCTATTATAGCCTAGTAAGTCCCAGCATCATATGATTCTCATCGCTGGTTGTTTCCGCTTCTACATTTGACAGCACCTCTTTTATAGTAGCCATTATCGGTTCTAGCTTCTCATAGAATATCACAATTAAATCCCCTGTTTTTGCCCTTTTTATAGCGGTTTTGAGCGCCTCCACCTCTGAAAGAATTACCTCTACGTTATTAGGATCCATCCCCGCAGACAATACCCCTTCCTCTAGCAGTTTTGCTACCTCACCCCTACGCCTACCCCTCAAGTCCACGTCTTCCTTGATTATTACCCTGTCAAACCCTTTGCCGGCTATAAACCCTATGCGCCTTATGCTGCTGTCCTGCCTGTCCCCTGGAACCCCTATAATCCCCACTGTTCGTGAAGCACCCATCTTCTTTATGGCTTCTATTACGTGGGTATACCCGCTGATATTGTGTGCATAGTCCACCACCACCCTGAAGTCCCTTATATTGAATACGTTAAACCGACCAGGGTTATGAATCTCATCGGCATAGAAGGAAGCTAACGCTTTTTGGATGGTCTCTATGGGTATCTTCATGGCATAGGCAACGCTGACGGCAGCAAGGCTATTTTCAATATTATACACCAGTTTTCCTCCATAAGTAGCCGGTATTCTGGAAACATCCATACACTGTATAAATCCGTCTCCTGTAGCGATAGTTATATGTTGTCCTTTTAAGAATACGGCCAACCCGCCGGCTACTAAGTGTCTGTGTACGATGATGTTGTCTTCTTGCTTGGAAAAGTATATTATGTTGCTTTTCACTCGTTTGGCGGCTTCCACCACCATGGGGTCATCAGCATTCAGCACTACATACCCATTGGTCTTTACAGCTTCTACCACCAGCGACTTTACATGCAGCAAATCCTCAAGGGTATAGACCTCGTCGATCCCCAGATGGTCTTCGCTGATGTTGGTCAAGACAGCGATATCGCTCAGGTCATACCCCAATCCTGACCTGATGATGCCACCACGGGCAGTCTCCAGTACAGCCACTTCCACCCTCTTATCCGTCAAGACTATTTTTGCACTGGCAGGACCCGTGGTATCACCTTTCATGACACAGTGGTCGTTTATATAAACTCCGCCAGTGGTTGTCATTCCCACAGTATAGCCTTGCGTTCTTAATATATGAGCGATCATGCGTACAGTAGTGGTTTTCCCGTTTGTCCCAGTAACCGATATTATAGGGATTGAGTGCCTGCTCCCTGGCGGAAAAAGCATGTCTATGATATTTTGGGCTACGTTTCTAGGCTTGCCTTTGGACGGATAAAGGTGCATGCGAATACCAGGCGCAGCATTTACCTCTATCACCGCTCCCACGCCTTCTTCTATCGGTTTGGAGATGTCAGGGCAAGCAATATCGATTCCGGCAATGTCAAGCCCTATTATCTGCGCTGCCCTTACTGCAATTTCGCAGTTCACAGGATGTATCTTATTGGTACAATCGATGGCCTCTCCACCGGTGCTTAAATTGCCATTGGCTTTTAAATACACCCATTTGCCGGCTGGAGGAATACTGTCCAAGGTATATCCCTGCTTTTTGAGAAGCATCAGCGATATCTCATCTATCTTAATTTTGGTAAGCGGTTTTTCATGGCCTTCGCCTCGCCTTTCATCTTTGTTCACCATCTCTACCAATTGGGCAATGGTATGTACGCCATCGCCCACCACATGGGCAGGTATTCTCTGGGCAACCGCCACCACTCTACCGCCCACTACCAATACGCGGTAATCATTGCCCTTGATATATTTCTCCACTATAATGTTTTCATCTACTTGTCTGGCAATCTTAAAAGCCTGAACTACCTCCTCAGGAGTGGTGAGATTGAGCGATACTCCTTTTCCTTGATTTCCTTTTTCAGGCTTTATGACCACGGGATACCCCAGTTCCTCCGCTATCTGGAGCGCATCTTCAATTGTGGTGCATACGCTGCCCTCAGGGACAGGTATCCCCGCTTCCTTCAATATCTCTTTGGTCAATGTCTTATCACAGGCTATGTCAACCGAAATACAGCTGGTGTTTTCGGTTATGGTGGCTTCTATCCGCTTTTGATATTTTCCATATCCCAGTTGCAATATGCTGCCATTGCCGATTCTCATAACCGGGATTCCTCTTCCCAATGCAGCCTCAACAATGGCCTTAGTGCTGGGTCCTAATTCGTTCTTCACGGCTTTTTCTTTGATCCTGTTAAGATGTGAACTGAGGTCAAAAGAGTGACCTTTGCACAACGCTTCCACCAGTTGAACAGCACACTTCCCTGCTTCCACACCTGCCACCTCGTTTTTGTAGGCGTACACAATGGTATACTTAGTTGAATCCATGACCTGCCTTGCCCTGCCAAAGCTTACATCGTATCCTAGAATGCTCTGTATCTCCAAAGCGCAGTGTTCAATGACGTGTGACAGGTATGTCCCTTCCTCGAGCCTGGCGATAAAGCCACCAGGGCAACCAAGAGAGCAGTGGTGTTGGTACAGGCCGGGCAGCAATTTAAGCAGAGCGTCGTTAAACCCCTCTATGTCTTTTGTGGCTACATCCACCATGTCTTCCAGGTCCACCACCATTTTGATTACCTTTTGATGGCTGTAAATGTTCCTCCCTTTGAATGCCTTAATCTCACAAATCTTCAAAGCAATTACCTCCTGATTATTGGTCTACGGTATTTAATGTCATACCTGAAGCCTGCTGGAAGCACGTGCATTACAACGTTAGTAAGCGCCAGTATTTCATCTGGCTTAAGCTCTGAAACATTGGTAAAATCCAATGATTTGCCATCAAGTATTGTTACCGCATGAGAACCTATTACTTCAAATACAGCATCGCTATCAATTATAATAGCCGTATCCTCGTCAATTCCCACGCCAAGCATGTGCGGGTTTTGCGCTATAGCGGTAAGCAGGCGTCCAATTCGGCCCCTCTGAGCAAAGTGCTGGTCTATTACGACATCTTTTAAAAGCCCTAGCCCTGGAGCCATCTTCAATGTACACTTCTTAGGAGCATCATCATCTTTGCCAGAGGTGATCATGGTCTCGCTCATAACTGAAGCGCCTGCACTTGTCCCAGCAATGACCACACCACGACGATATGCCTCTTTTAACTTTTCTTCAGCCTTAGTGCCTCCCAAGAGGGAGGTAATACGTAGCTGGTCACCACCGGTGAAGAATATACATGTAGCGGCATTTATCTTGTCCACAAGGCTGTCTTCATTGGCATGATGCCTTGAATCTATATGTATGACATTTATTTCGTTTACTCCAAGCCGCTTAAATATACAGGTGTATTCCTCTCCTATGACCTCGGGATAGTCGGTGGCCACAGTCATGACCACTATATTTCCATTTTGTCCTCCTGCCAACTCTACCAGCTTTTTCAAAATTACACATTCACCTTCTTTATCTTCCGCCCCACCGATGATCATAAGCTTACCCTCTACTTTTTCCTCCATAACCAGCTCCTCCATCCACACTAATACAATACCTTTATTTTTCCAAAAATATAGAAGATTATTCCATGCCGTTTTGCCAAAAAAAATACACCCTTCCAAGATGGGTGTATTTTTAGGGAATGGCATTTATAATAATCTCTGTCTCATCTATTAGGATTGCTCCTATTAAACAGATAACTCCACAACAGATGATTTTAATCAAGGAAATGGAGGTAGCTGAGATGCTCTATATCAAAAACTCATATTTACCTTTGACCTTTGGGCCCTCATAGCTTCTGCCCTTTTCAAGGCTTCTAAAATTTTCTTTCTCTTGCGAAGCCCATCAATATAGCTGATACCCGATATAACAGGAAGCACCGCAATCGGTATTATGGCTATATCTGGCATATTTTTCTCAAAAGTCACGAAAATCTTGGTATATGGCACCAGCCAACCCCTCAAAATCACCTCAAACAAGTTAATAGCATTATGTGGGCGTTCCGCTCCCATGGCAAGGAGATATAAGACAATCGCAGGAACAGCTGCAATAAGGCCAGCTATAAATCCCTTATACGGAGCAAAAGCGTCCTTTTTAGCATCATCTAATCCCCTGTTGCTCATATCAGCATATATGACCAGCCAGAAAATGGCTATATAAACGAGGCCTACAATCCATTGATACACCTCGTTTTCATCAAAAATACCGAACAAACCCGGCATGAATATAAACTGTACCAATGACATCACAGCATGAGTCCCTAGCAGTTTCAAACCCTGTCTTATAAGTCCCACTTTTATCCCCTCCCCTTCCAGGTTTATTATACTACAAAAACAATATCGTTGCCAGGCAATTTTAAAGGGGAGGAGCGGATTAAAAACGTCATTTCAGGTGATTTTTTAACAC encodes the following:
- a CDS encoding phosphatidylglycerol lysyltransferase domain-containing protein, which gives rise to MDIHFKEIELGDKPVFDHYFSLRHYENSEFTFTNMFIWRHAFNLRFSIIDGCLCIIGRFGEDFHFSFPPLPGENSRVDGAVYKLVQYFKEHGYPFVMKGVTHVTKKIIEEATPGIFRYERDPNNDDYVYQTQDLIYLKGKKYHQKRNHINKFLRSYQYTYEPVCDSNIEECIQAELEWLENKGLAPGLEYEKVAVLEALRNFDALKLKGGALRIDGKIQAFSLGELLNPEMAVIHIEKANSQYHGCYAMINQQFAEHCWKDVPYINREEDMGIPGLRQAKKSYHPVRMVEKYTGYLLGE
- the cphA gene encoding cyanophycin synthetase, whose amino-acid sequence is MKICEIKAFKGRNIYSHQKVIKMVVDLEDMVDVATKDIEGFNDALLKLLPGLYQHHCSLGCPGGFIARLEEGTYLSHVIEHCALEIQSILGYDVSFGRARQVMDSTKYTIVYAYKNEVAGVEAGKCAVQLVEALCKGHSFDLSSHLNRIKEKAVKNELGPSTKAIVEAALGRGIPVMRIGNGSILQLGYGKYQKRIEATITENTSCISVDIACDKTLTKEILKEAGIPVPEGSVCTTIEDALQIAEELGYPVVIKPEKGNQGKGVSLNLTTPEEVVQAFKIARQVDENIIVEKYIKGNDYRVLVVGGRVVAVAQRIPAHVVGDGVHTIAQLVEMVNKDERRGEGHEKPLTKIKIDEISLMLLKKQGYTLDSIPPAGKWVYLKANGNLSTGGEAIDCTNKIHPVNCEIAVRAAQIIGLDIAGIDIACPDISKPIEEGVGAVIEVNAAPGIRMHLYPSKGKPRNVAQNIIDMLFPPGSRHSIPIISVTGTNGKTTTVRMIAHILRTQGYTVGMTTTGGVYINDHCVMKGDTTGPASAKIVLTDKRVEVAVLETARGGIIRSGLGYDLSDIAVLTNISEDHLGIDEVYTLEDLLHVKSLVVEAVKTNGYVVLNADDPMVVEAAKRVKSNIIYFSKQEDNIIVHRHLVAGGLAVFLKGQHITIATGDGFIQCMDVSRIPATYGGKLVYNIENSLAAVSVAYAMKIPIETIQKALASFYADEIHNPGRFNVFNIRDFRVVVDYAHNISGYTHVIEAIKKMGASRTVGIIGVPGDRQDSSIRRIGFIAGKGFDRVIIKEDVDLRGRRRGEVAKLLEEGVLSAGMDPNNVEVILSEVEALKTAIKRAKTGDLIVIFYEKLEPIMATIKEVLSNVEAETTSDENHMMLGLTRL
- a CDS encoding cyanophycinase; this encodes MEEKVEGKLMIIGGAEDKEGECVILKKLVELAGGQNGNIVVMTVATDYPEVIGEEYTCIFKRLGVNEINVIHIDSRHHANEDSLVDKINAATCIFFTGGDQLRITSLLGGTKAEEKLKEAYRRGVVIAGTSAGASVMSETMITSGKDDDAPKKCTLKMAPGLGLLKDVVIDQHFAQRGRIGRLLTAIAQNPHMLGVGIDEDTAIIIDSDAVFEVIGSHAVTILDGKSLDFTNVSELKPDEILALTNVVMHVLPAGFRYDIKYRRPIIRR